AAGGCTCCTTTGAGAACTCCCTTTATAATCTTGGAGTTTATTAGCGTATTTTAAATATTCCAAAAATTAATTCAACTAAGTTGGGAGTTTCAAGCCTTCATGTGACCTCAATGGCTCTGTGTTGGCAGTTAAAATCCAGACCCGAAGCATTGTCTCCTGGGACTATGGTTTGGTGCGGTTGGGGTACGGCCCACACGGTTGTCTTCTGCCCAGGTGACTGGCATGGATGGCAACAGAGACACTCTGGTGATTGCTTCTGAGCTCCTTTGCTGCTCAGTCTTGGTCAGAGACTAACAGACTCGACaattgtgttgtgttgtgttgttgttgttgccttaAGCTTTTCTCTTTGGCACCTTTGGGGTCtcactacccagctcccaaataatcacacagggAGACTTTTTCTTACCTATGAATGCCtagtcttagcttggcttattctatttctagccagcttttcttttcttttctttttgtttttcgagacagggtttctctgtggctttggaggctgtcctggaactagctcttgtagaccaagctggtctcgaactcacagagatccacctgcctctagctcccaagtgctgggattaaaggcatgcgccaccaacgcctggctagccagcttttcttaacttaaattatcccatctcccatctaccttttgcctctgggcatttacctttctctatttctgtatatcttttctttccttcttgttccGTGACTGGCTGTGTAGCTGTCCCCTTCTTTTCATCAATCTTTGAtgtcctcttcccagatttctcctatttatctCTGCCTGCCACGCTTGcctatcatttctcctgcctagctattggccgttcagctcttaattagaccaatcaagtgttttagacaggcacagtaacacagctcacagaattaaagaaatgcaacataaaagaatgcaacatatctttgcatcattaaacaaatgtaccACAGCACAAAGACATGTAACACaactttaactaatattctacaacagtgttgcttaaaatttatttttagaaataatttttggGGATAGGGTCCTGTAAATCTCAGGGTGGTCTCAAATTTGCTATATAGCTGACAATGACCTTTGAGAGTGCAAtgtggtggggggtgggcaggagcaggtggatgagtgtgtgtgtgtgtgtgtgtgtgtgtgtgtgtgtgagagagagagagagagagagagagagagagagcgagcgagagagagagagagagagagagagagagagagagagagagagagacttccttCAGCAGGCCTTATCTCAAGTTTTCATAACCTTCATAAACAGTGCTACCAACTAGGGATCAAATATTTAAACAGTGAACTTATGGGGGACATTTTCCATCAAACTGTCACAGACACTAGtgacattttaaagttaaaagtaGCTACTGAAAAGCAATAGTGGTCACTGGGCAGTAGTGTCATACATCTTTAAtctcggcacttgggaggcagaggaagacagatttctgagttcaaggccagtaaggtttacaaagtgagttccaagatagtcagggctacataaggaaactctgtttcaaaatctaccccccacacaaaaaaaatatcAATCAAATCACTTACCATCATTTCTGGGTGCTATGGGATAGACACTGTGTTAGAAGCTTTTATGCACTAAGCCACCTGAGCTTCACAACAGCACTAAGTTACATACTATCATCCTGATTCTGCAGCCCAGAAACAAGGCTCAGAGGGCCCATGTTGTCCTGATTGGTAGGTATCAAAGTTGGGATTTGACTGTTGGTCTCTCTGTCCCCAGATCTACTGCTTCTATTGTGGTTTTGTAAATAACACATCCAATTAAATTATCTGGACAagtggccagagagatggcttaatggttacaAGCACTGGTGGCTCTTCcggaggactggggttcagtttccagaattcatgaggtggctcacaactatttatAACTTCTAGGggttctgccttcctcttctgacctctgtgtgtattgtatacatgtggtgcaccgacaaacattcaggcaaaatatccaaacacaaaataattgtttctgaaaaatttaaacaaaatgcaTGAGAGGCTTTGAAAGTTCTTCATAATGAAACAATTTGAATACGATAACCATTGTCAGCATACTGCTGTAGATTCCTCTGCTCAAAATTTTTATATGAATGCATGTGCATGGATCATGTTCTCCAGCTGGCCTTCTTTTTCCCTTAGCAGCACACTACAGGTTTCTTTCCAACTTGGCATGATTTATCTTGCCGCTTCCTTAGCATATCATTGTTTGCAACATGTCATATTTATCCAACAAATTCATGATGGTGGTCCAAAGCTTGCCTTAGGTGGGATCCTTGAAAGAAGAGTCTGGGTGCTCTTGTACAAAGGATATAGAGTAGCTGTAGACTGACTCCTTGTTGACAGTGACAATAGGGACAGTAGGGATTGTTCAGTGGGTACAAAGTATTGCCatgcaagcatggagacctgagttccaatccctGACACCCATTTAAAATTCACTGAGCATGGCTGCAGGTACCTGTAACCTCAGcctaaggaagcagagacaggaggggccATGCAGcatcgggaggcagagatgggagggtcTTCCCCTGAAGAACATGTCACCTCCATCTCCAATTCCTACAACCAGAGGAAAAGTAACATTCCCTATTTATCACAAAATATTAGCACATTGAACAGAATCATCAGTAATGATTTAGTGTCATCTAAGAACTAGTCTGtattcagattttgttttgttttgtttttcaagacagggtttctctgtgtagctttggagcctgtcctggaactagctcttgtagaccaggctggtcttgaactcacagagatctgtttgcctctgcctcctgagtgctgggattaaaggtgtgtgccactacagctGGGCTGTATTCAGATTTCTtccatttaattgttttttaaagttttcaagattcagtggtggcacatgcctttaatcccagcatttgggaggtagaggcagcagaattctgagtttgagtccagtgttatagattgagtttcaggacagccaaggctacacagagaaaccctgtctcaaaaattttttaaaagacttatttatttgtattttatgtgtatgggtgtttttgcctacatgtatgtatagcACATTAGTGCAGTTCTTGCatggccagaagaaggtgttaaaTGCCTCCACCACCCACctaggaactggaattacagacagttgtgagctgccttcagggtgtgggaattgaacctaggtcctcagaagagcagctagtgttcttaaatgctgagtcatctctccagtcccccacaTAAATCAAGATAATGTCCCATAGATTTTcctacaggctaatctgatgTAGCTTTAACCAGGATCCAAGAGAGGTTCATGGTTCTTATGTGGTTTCGATGTCTCTTAAATATCATGCAATCTAAAACagtccttctccttttctttctttttcatgtccTTCTCTTGTTTGAAGAAACTAGACAGCTGATCTCTATAGTCTTCTTCCTTTGAACACCAGCATTAGACTCTCAAGTCCCTCCTTGGCATTTCTACTTGAATATTTATAAGACTCCTCAGACGGAAAAGGCACCTTTGCTGTTGCTCCTGTTATTTGTTTGTCTTACAGTGTAGCCCAGCCTGCCTTGGACACAGTCCTTTTTCATTAGTCTCTAAGAATATTCCCAAGTTTCTGGATAATTGAGAGTCTGAGTAAAACTAGATAAAGCAAAAATTTTGTCTGAGCttactttctgctgctgtgacaaagACACTTTGACCAAAAACTTGGGGAGAGAAGGGTTGGTTTGTTTCTATGTcttgatcacagtccatcatggagggaaatcagggcaggaactaaatcAGGGCAGGAgcgtggaggcaggaactgaagtggagACACACGAAGGAATGCCAttgactggcttgctctccatgcctggctcagactgctttcttataccaaCCAGGATCACCTGTCCAGGGTTGggatcacccacagtgggctgggccctctcacataaACCAAGATAATGTCCCATAGATTTTcctacaggctaatctgatgtagaaattttctcagttaaggttccctcttccgaGATGATCCCATTTTGTGACAGGTTGACAAAATGATCCAGGAACAAAAACATAGTCCCTTGGGAAAAGGGAACTCTTCGATAAATCACATCACAAGGCATTTTTGCTATGATTTCACTACatcttatataaatatatagtgaTGGAAAGGGTAGGAAAGGGTGCACATCTCTGGGTGGGAGAGAATGACAATTTTCTTCTTATATCTATACTTTATAACTCTCTTGAACACATATGCTGTTTTACTAATGTTagaagacaattttttaaaattgaaaagacaAAGTTGGACTTGCTGGCATGTATTTGTAATGTTGACACTCAAGAGATggcattcaaggtcatcctcagctaaatAGCacgtttgaagccagcctgggctatgtgagaccctgtctcaaaacccaaaaacaaatataaataagtaagcaaaatttaaagaatgtgTCTCAAGTCAAACTCCTCATCTTTCCCCCAACCATCTCCTCCTTCATCTCCCCCATCTTGGTGAATGGCTGCTCCACCCTCCCAGTGGCTCTGATCATGTGTCTTCCCTTTCTCATACTATCCCTTATTGTGGCTTCCCttcaacaatgacaacaaaacaaaacaaaaaccctagagTCTGATCTGTTCTCTTTACCAATATAGGCAAAGAGGTGCAAAGGAAATTCATGGAGTAAGTATAAGTGGCCAAGAACATCTGAAACAGCATCCCAAAGAACGATGATGCCTAGTGCTGGCGAGTGTGAGACTCGGTGCTGCCCAGGGGTGGTGGCAGGGCTGCCTTGAGGTCAGATAGTAAGAGCCCCCTCTGACCTCTCCTACAGTCCCTTCGCTGGACCTGGGGAAGAAATTGAGTGTGCCTCAGGATCTGATGATAGAGGAGCTGTCTCTCCGCAACAACCCGGGATCCCTCCTCTTTCAGAAGAGGCAGCGCCGGGTGCAGAAGTTTACCTTTGAGCTTTCAGAAAGTTTGCAGGCTGTGAGTAAGCCATCATGTGCTCTTGGGGAAATCAAGGCCAAGAAGGAGCCAGTGGTTAGTGTAAAGTCAGTGAGCCAGACTGAAGACCTTTGTGGATGGAGGAGAGTCGGTGGAGCGGGGTGTCCTGCATGCCCTCAAGAGATTATGCTCTGGGCTGTTTACATCATGTCAGATGCAGTTCACATGTCACTTGGTCTTAGGTAGGAAGTGTAGAAGTAGAAGGCCATAGAAGAACTGGCTGTCAGAGACAAAGTTAAGAATGGGGGCATGGTGTTACTCAGTTGGTTGaaagcttgcctggcatgcaagaagccctgggttccatcccagcaaCACACAAAATCAGTGTGGTGCTGTGCtatgcacttgtaatcctagcatctgggaggtggaagcagggggatcagggtttcaaggttgtccttggctacagagcaagttcaaacccagcttgggctacataaataatcctgcctcaaaatacaacaaaataatggTTTGCTGGTGGCAAGTAATTTTGGAAAATACTAACAAAGCCCAGGGCATTTCTCCCTTTTCCACTCAATTTCTGGACCTTACTGGAGTGGGGGAagaaatgggaggagagagaTGGCAAAAGGGCCACCTTTGCCAGGTGCTTGAGACAGTGCTTGGATATGTATGAGGTGGATATGTCACCATTATCATACCATcagtataccaccaccaccccacccctccaccccatccGACCCATCATTGCCATCACCACCAGCAACAACCCCGCCCaaaccaaccaccaccaccatcctcagAAGGGAACTGAGGATCAAGAAGTGTCTTATTCTGAATAGTTTTATAGTAGCAATGAGTGCTACTGATATTTCTCCATCACAGGTATTGGATCATCCCTGTGAACCATCTACATTCCCAGGTTGCCTGGTCCCCTACATTCTCGCTCTACATCccttaggtggtggtggtgaaatccTGGCCTCTTGCTTCTCTGAGCGTCCCTGCCCGTTTATTTTCCTCCACAGCTCCTGGCGGGAAGTGTCCGAGGGAAAGGGACTGGCAGAGCGGCACAGGAGAAGGTGAGGAGAGACCCCTTCTACCAGGGACAGCTACGGGCCTGCTAAGGAACGGCTGGCCATTGTCTCTGAGTGCTCGCTCCTGTGCTCAGATTCCCAATGGCCCGGAGGAACAGAACCATGGCTCCGAGCTTCACGTGTTCCAGGGGGCGCCGGGGGACCCCAGGATTGCCCACCCGGGAGTGGCTGGGGCTGAGTCGGCCCGTAGTCCAAGCGCCCTGGCACCAGGTGAGCTGCCGCCCTGTGTCCTGGGGCACAGATGGCTCAAAGAGTCGCAGCAAGTGCCTCAGGTTTGTCACACAGCGAATCCGTGTCTCAGCGTAGGCTGGAACCCCATGCTGCAGACGTCCTGGGATCGGGAGTCTGTATTGTGCTCATGTGCTCCCCTACTTCCGCTGACTCCCCCTCCCCCGACCATTCTCGTCCGCCCGcggggtgggagtgggagtgggagtgggagtgtGATGGTAGAGCCCAGGCAGTGCCTGTCACCAGCACCACTCCACCCCCAGGCTATGCTGAACCGTTGAAGGGCATCCCGCCGGAGAAGTTCAACCACACCGCCATCCCCAAAGGCTACCGTTGCCCGTGGCAGGAGTTCATCAGCTACCGAGACTACCCGAGTGGCAGCGGAAGTCGCACCCCCATTCTCCGCGACTATCGCAACTTCAACAAGTAATACCAGGCTGCGTGGGAGGCACAGGGTGGGGAGGCCTGCGTATTTTCTGCTTACTAGCTGTAGCCCCAGCACTTCGTAGATGTTTACCGAGATCTTGCTAGAGTGGTGCCTAGCTCCTGTTTGGTGTTcattacgtgtgtgtgtgggtgggtggggggactgAACATGCCACACCTCCATTCTCATTCTACAATGGAAGAGATCACGCTCAGGCGTATGAGCACCCTGCTCAGTCACAGACTCCGGAGGAATGGGCAGCACTGGACTTCAAGTCCCAGAAGTCTGTGTTTCTTTGCTCTCCATTCAGCTCTGGAGGACATCTGAACTCTGTCCTTTGGGAATACCTCCAGAGCTCACAGTTTCTGGGCtcaccctgctttttctttc
This DNA window, taken from Cricetulus griseus strain 17A/GY chromosome 2, alternate assembly CriGri-PICRH-1.0, whole genome shotgun sequence, encodes the following:
- the Myoz3 gene encoding myozenin-3 isoform X2 — encoded protein: MIPKEQKEPVMAVTGDLAEPVPSLDLGKKLSVPQDLMIEELSLRNNPGSLLFQKRQRRVQKFTFELSESLQALLAGSVRGKGTGRAAQEKIPNGPEEQNHGSELHVFQGAPGDPRIAHPGVAGAESARSPSALAPGYAEPLKGIPPEKFNHTAIPKGYRCPWQEFISYRDYPSGSGSRTPILRDYRNFNKTPVPFGGPYVGETIFQAGTPFVPEPFSGLELLRLRPSFNRVAQGWVRKLPESEEL